TCATCTAGAACTATGCTTAGAAGTCCTGTCTACAACACAGCCCGAGAAGGTACACCCAAGGGACCGCAATCTCCAACGCCGTCCTTTCGTCTACGTTCCGCACCCTGACGTGGTGACATAATTGATGAGGCGTTAGGAATTTCGGTGACTTACCTTGACATGCAGTTGTCCTTTGCAAAGTTATGTCACACCTGTCTTTGCCGAGACGCAATTGCACTCCCGGGCCACACTATCCGGATGCTCCTATGAATCACACACGGACAGAACAGTTCATCATCAGCAGGTGGTTGTACGCATATACTGTAAGCTTATCGTGAATAGTTCACATGGCATTCACATACTGAAACAAAGGCCTATTTTCAAAAACTCAGTAAAGGATTTTCTGCTATTGTTTATTGATCAGTTCACACAGGCGCGGATTGTATTGTTAACtattacatgtagatactgTGTCCTGATTTGGCCTACTAAGACATTTCGGATGAGTCACAACCTGATGGAAAGTCTATATATTGTCTATTGATCTGGTGATGCCAAAGTCcttcatttcaatcaatcatcaTAAACGAGACTGTCATTAACGTAGAATCAACATAAAAAAACTGACTTACATAagcgtacatgtatttggtcaCCGTTGAGGACAAGTTATTTTCCTTCCGTTGTCCCTTTAATTGGAATTCGGCCATGGATTAACTGATTGGTCTACTGTAAACAAGGTCATGGGTCGTCGCGGCTTTATAAGTGTGCAGCAACTCATTTCCTAACATAATGGAATACTATTAAATTTGACCGCATTTTTTCATATGCCAGTTACTTTTTGTGACCAGTATAGTTGGAACTACTCCTGGCCGAATTTACAGTAGATAGCGTTCGCATGACTGTCGGGAACAATTCTAAACATCTTAGCATATATAAACCCCAGAAAAATCCGTCTCAATGAAAAGGCTTGcttgtaaaaatatttcttcttcgATAGACAGTCAAGACGACTCCTGACTCATTTGACATGACCGTACTGAAAACAATGAAGGCACTTGTATGTTACCCGAGAAAAAGACCAAGCCAACAACATCTTGATGTTGTTAGATGTTCCCTTGCACGGACGATAATCTCACTGCAGATCACAATCTAGAGCAGGTCCGCCTTTCGGGACGTTGCTCTGTTCGTCAGGAGACGGGCACAACCACAAAAACGACCAGTTGTCAAAATAAAATTGCCCATTGTTAATCTGACTATTATCAGATCATCTCGCCGAAAATGTCgaaacctggccgtctcttgcCTGGCCTCCCAAAAAAGTGACCACCCGGTTGTGAGGGGGGCAAAGGAAGCGGATATCAAACCAGGCCAAACCTTGACCGACCGCGAAATAGGCCAAGTCAATGTTGAAAAGTGACTTATCTACCTGCAGTGAGGGAGTCGAAAGACAAGATTCTAACAGAAGACGTTGAATTGCGGCGGATACAGGCAACCAACCTCACGGGGTGAGTCACAGCTAGCCTCCTTCACTTTCTTAAAAATCGAGTTTCAAATGAACACTTCGGGTAAATCTTGACCGGGATCGCAAAGTCACATAGACATGGGATGAAACAATGGAGTTTCGAGTCGGGCACATACACAAGACTAAGTTACATTTTAATGTTCTTCGAGCGAAAAGAAATATTCAATTTCCTCTTATTTCTCcaatttatttcagaaaatgccAAAGATGAGGTTGATATACGCAGTCTTGGTGATATGCGCAGCGTTGAATTTATCCGGCGCCTTCCTACTGAGAGAGAATGTCCAACAACCGGCCTCTTCGGGTAGGGATATTTAAAATGTTGCAGTCAATCTTTAAGGCTATAGATCTCCTTAGACATTCACCTCAATTCAATGTCCCGGGACTGTATCTCCTACTTCACCTGTTGCACAGGTTGTGGAAAACTGTGGACCAAGTTGTGAAGGCCAGAGACTGTTCCTCCTGCTAAACTAGCCagaggttgtgaaagacagaggactattcctcccgctacaccagtcacaagttgtgaaagaccgggGACTATTCCTCCCTCTACACgagtcacaagttgtgaaagaccggggactattcctccctctacaccagtcacaagttgtgaaagaccggggactattcctcctgccacACCGGCCACAAGAATTGAacgacaggggactattcctactgccacaccagccacaagttgtgaaagaccggggactattcctcctgcaacACCGGCCACAAGAATTGAacgacaggggactattcctactgccacaccagccacaagttgtgaatgaccggggactattcctcctgccacACCGGCCACAAGATATGAacgacaggggactattcctactACCACACCAGCCACGTGTTGTGAAGGGCAGGAGACTACTCCTCCTACAAAACTAGCAATAGACTGCGTAGACAAGCGACTATCCTCCggctacaccagccacatgttgtgaaagacaggggactattcctcctgctacaccagccacaggtccTGCTACGCTAGCCACATATGACTTATcatcctgctacaccagtcacaagtcgtttaaagacaggggactaatcctcctgctacaccagccacaggttgtgaaagacaggggctACGCCAGCCACATGTTATTAAGACAGGGGACTAATCCTCCTGTTCTACACGTTGTCTCTATGTTTATTCTTTTGACACGAATGTTATAATGGTTTCAACTGCGTGCTCCTTGCAAGACCACGTTCTTACATATACCCCAGCTATTTCAATCTCTGATTTCCAGACCTTGACGACAACTGCACAGTCATTGCAAGTCGGGGTGATTGTGACTTCTACACATGCTTCCAAAGACGCCACCAGTGTTCAGAATACCTGGTGGAGCATGCTCGTGATCTCTGTACGAAGCTCGAGAACAGGCGACCTCAGTTCACAGCACAGGTAGGTTGTGATTGTGGACAGgccaggacaatgtcacaacctcaaaataTATACCTATGAGATGAGAGGCAAAATGGTCCAGCTGGGTATATTAGATATCGCTATATGTCTCAACCGCGCAAGGGGCATTCAACCTTTATGTTGAGAGTGATGAAGACATAGAAGCACACCcagtagagacatggcacatccagcagagacatggtacaccctgtagaaacatggtggacCATGTCGAGAGAAAGTACATCCGAACGGGACAGAGTGCAACCCTGTAGCCTCATATCACGCCATGTATAGAGTGGACACGCCCAGTAGAGATGGTACATCGAACAGAGACATGGTTCACCCTGTAGCTACAAATGACACCCTGCATAGACAAGGCACATCCAGTAAAAATATGGAACACCCTGTAGCATATGGCACACCCTGCAATAGTACAGTTTTTAGAAACACGccacaccctgtagagaaatgatacattcagtagagacctggtccaccctgtagaaacatggtgcactttGTTGGGAGAGTAGGCATCCAGATCAGACAGATAGAGTATGCCTAGTAAAgaggcatggcacatccagcaaagacttggtacacctTTTGGTGCACGTGAAAGATGCGTGTTGGTCTCCTTGTCTTCCCTTCATATCAATGTGTCAATTGTACCAATTCAGGGCCAAGTCTGGCTGAGCAACCAAACAAAATGCGTCATGGAAAAGCTGGTCCCTTCATACCGTTTATCAGTGCTTGACTGCAACGACCTTACGGAGGCAGGCTATGGCTTTTACCTGGAGTGTTCACTAAGTGGGAGACCGAATGTCTGTGACATCATCTGGCAGAACATTGAACACTTCATGGCAGTCACAAACATGAGGAGTGTGAGGTTTGTATGAGTCCATACTGAGGACAGTTACTCAGGGCCAGCTTGCATTCGACAAAGAGGTTCAGCCAGCTACACTGTCTACAGGTTgaggcaatgtcacaacctcgaaACTTCTCTGAGATTTTTGGGTGAAGCTCGTCTCCTCCAGGACTTGACAATGTCACCTCCAAGCATGAACCATATCTGGTTGAATCGTTCATCTCTGCACAATCTCGTCTACTCCAAggcaggacaatgtcacaacctgggcaggacaatgtcacaacctgggaaCAGATATATCCTATTTGAGACCTACAGCTAAAGAGATGGGCAATACTAAGAGCAACTGATTATGTCTCATTGTGCTGACTATTACTCAAGTCTTGTTTAGTGCTTTTGACACTTTCCCCACGTTTTGGCTGATTTTGACACGGTCTCTTCTTCCCTCCTCTTGATTGTGAAACGGTCTTTTCCgtctcctggttgtgacaccgTCTCCAGCAGATCATTCCTGGCGGTACTGTCTCTTGACAGTACTTTCCAATCAAAATATGGGGACGTTTAGAGAATATCATCACTTTGCCTAGAACTTGCTTATTATCATATAGCACAATCCTCTTTCAGGGATGCAAAATTTGCTTTCACAACAATGACGAAATGTGGACTACAGTCTCTACAGCGATTCATCAGATATCTCCAAGAGATAAGGACTCCATTTACTGCATTAGACATTCATTAGGTCATACTTAATGTGACGATCTGCACCCAGGGAGGCGTCTTGAACTTCGACTTCGGTGCTCATACATGCTGTATGGACTACCTTTACCAGTAAACAAACTATGAGAAGAATCAATTAATTTCATGCaaatatttattgataaaaaggCACAACTTGGTTGATACACCAAGTCTGCAATAAACTTTTCAAACAAAACTTTAAAGGGAGCTATGCTATACAGGGACGGTGTGtctttataaataaacattCTAAGTGCACAAAAAAGCTGTAATTAATCTGTCAATAAAGATCAGATCATACATTTTTTCGAAAAAATAATTGTAATTAACATACACATGGATCACATGTTCATTCAAATAAAGTTCACAAaattaataaataaatgaagGACGGAGCTTAAATCTTAATTATTTACACTGtttcacaaatatttttgttatAAAGAGCTACGTGTATAAACTGAGTCTGGGGAAGTTGTCTCTTTAGTCCAATTATTTGATACCAATATCCCAAAATGGCTGGTCACACCCAATTGACAAAACAACAACTAATGCACAGCTGTTTCTTTTGATTATTTCATCAGAGCTTGTGCATTATTCCAAGTAGCTCTCACTTCTTTATGAGATCAATTTTAAACACTTGAATTTGTAAAACTGGGTCACGGACGGATCAAATATCAACAATGTTTGATTGAAAAAACTAAGTGACTAATTGCAATCTTGTCAGATTTTTGAAGTACTTGTTGTCTTTAACTTTCAGAGTTAAAACAACGTACAAGTACACACCTGACCCACTTTGCCCAAGCCAGGGTACCAGCTGGAAGTATGCCATGAGAGAAATTCTGACATTTTTTGTCAGATGTCAATCAAACTTTACCGGTAATCAAGGCATCTCTGAAGGTCTAAGAGTCTAACTGACACAGGAGTGCCACACCTCTCATGATCCAGAAGTCTGGGCTCTGGTCAGAAGGCACATTGACCGATGTCACAAAGTTTGTTGAATGTCCTGTAGAAGAGAGTGAACCAGCTCTCGCTGATGTACGATACAACGGACACTCGTAAGTGTGATGGGAGTCTGCTAAGCTGTGCTGGCTGGATATGGAGGCTCTGGTGCTCTCAGACTTCGACGGACTGTGAACAATCACCTTGAGAACAGGGAAACAAGAGAAGGAATAAGAAACAAATCATACAGATGCAATCAGTTTTGCCAAACATTCTTTCAGTTTGGATGGAAAGATTTGACTTGAATGTGATCTGGTTTTGTCAATGAACCACACATTTAAAGCTATGAaagtattttttttcaattctctttttctttattttggggATTATACAGATAAGTGAGCTAAACAATAACTAGCCAACctaactttattgtgttttcttTCTGTTCTTACACACCTGCTTTGGTATAAAGTGAATTTCAGGAAGATGCGAAAAGCGTTCACCGGGAAGAGAGTCATGTAACGTTTTGTTCTCGAGGTCCCAGCAAGCGCCATCTATGTACAGACCAAACACCAGTACACCGTCATCAGGTGGAGGAGGACCCTAGAAAACAATCATTGGACGGAATATAGACAGGTTTTTACATCATTTGCAGGAAGAGTCTCGCAAGTGCAATGGTATTAGCATACTTTGACTGCTCTTCTATCTCACTCTTCATGCGATCTTTCACTTTCTCCTGATTCTTGTGGATGCAAAGGAACCTAAAACAAAACACTGGCCATGTCAGGGAAACTCCCACTCACCTTAAATGCCTTTGTCTTGACATCGACCTTACGCGTGATGTCATAGATAACATCTTTATCAATGCTGTTTTCCTGAACCTCGAAGTCGAACACGAGAGAGTCAACAGAGACACCAATCCTCCTGGCGTGATTCTGAAGAACCCCAGTCAGGAAACCTAGAAAAGACAAAGGAAATCATTCCACCATCACCTAATACAGCATCATTCATTGTATGTTTCTGACCTTCAAACTTGAAATACTCAAAGATACACATTGCTGTTTCCAGCATAAGCAGGCTATATGATGTGTTTCGAGAAGGCCTCTTTGTTACTGGTAAACCACAGAGCACCAGCAAGTAACCAACCAAAGGACCGACATGACCTGCACTGACCTTGTGGGAAGAAGAATGCTGACAACCAATAGCTCCTCGGATAGTATCTCATCACATCCATCTCTTCTGGCGAAGACGCAGAGAAGGGCTTGGCTGGCTGCTGACCCTGGGCCACCTTCAATGTCATTGTGACCTTGGCCAAGACAAGCTCCAGCCAGTGACTGAAGAAGTCCACCCTCTGGACCAGATCATGCACCCAGGGGCCTAGGCTCTTACATGACGCATAGGAGgcattctgaagaaaaatagCTTTTATGATAAGATTGGAAATACTGAGTGGCTAATATCAATATACGAAGGGGCAGTTCAGTCAGACACTACAAGACCAAAGGATATATCTTGTTTTTAAGCATGGCAGAACAACATTTTATGAAAAGGAGACTCAACCACTCTAAACAAGACCTACCTTCCATTGTTCTGGTACCTTCTGCACCAACAAGGAGTTATACGCTTCCTCCAGGCTCTCTGACATCACCACCTCACCCTTGACAGCCAGGCAGAGTTCCTTGAGTGACTTGTGGATAATCAATAGCAGTGTGTTGAAACGATCGACCTCCTGTCTCAGTACGGTAATCAGGGCAGACTGCGACAGCTCATGTACGATGGCTGCTTCAGCCTCAGATGTGTATTTCGCTAGAATAGAAATTCCAGAAATGAGAATGGACCGATATCTGTCACATGAGATGTTGGTCTCATTACATTATGTTGacatgttgatacatgtacattgatgtataTGGATGTGCATGAAATGACATGTCAATATAATGTTacaagctaacatgctttcttaCAACCAGGGCCAGTCCTTCACCAAACCTGACATCAGCAATCACAGTAGGCCCAATTTTAATGATATTGCTACCCCAATGTTCAGAGAAGGGGATCGCAAACCTATCAGGAGACAGCTTCACTTCTTTAAGCAGTAGTATCAATTAACAAAATTTGTAATAAACCAATCGATATCGAGTATTTGTAACATGGTCGTTTATATGTTGATGTGCACTAGGGTGTATTACATATGTGTACAGTTTTGTGAAAGAAAACCTTTTCCCGTTTATATTTGAATGTATATCTTGTACCAGTGTATGTGATGAAAAGTGAAGTGTTGCAAAAGTGAATTAGACAGCTGTAAATGCGGTCGAATGGACAACAAAAAGTACATGAACTTTAAACGATGAAGTACAATAGGAAGAAATGAGGAAATAAGCAGACGGAAAACGGTACACACAGGACTCATTACAGCACATAGATTCAGCTCTCCTTTACATGTTATTTGTGCCACAGGAAGGTGAGGGTTAAAATGGTTACAGAAcacatacacacacacacaaatacTTAATTACTCCATACCAGGCttttttgttgaatttgttTGTCCTCGTCGAGCTGCATTAGAATTAAGCAAtcaaacaaatgaaaacaagGGCTAAGGGTTGAGATTTCTAGAACAAAAACAGGtcctttttttaaatgaaatcatTATCAAGGGAATCTACGGGGATCAGGTAACAGGCATTTGTTAAAGGCATTCGGAATGTTTTGGTAAATTCTATGGTTTAACTGGATGAGGAAGGTCGCTAGCATTAAAATGACATGGGTATTCACACAACCAAGAGGTAGGATCATAAAGTCACAGTGAACTAGAGAGGTCTCGAAACATACCAATGACTACCTCATCCTACACTAAAGGAGCTAATTGGCAGGAGGCATCATCATACAGTTATGAAAAGGACTGTCTGGTGGTCCACAATCATGATAATAGATGCTCCGCTGGGTAAGGCAAATGGGTAGAGAGAAGTAGAAATCGTTACCTCTTAGATCAGCCCTAATGCCAGACCTCATCAATTTGTTGAGGTTAATGGGACTTTTGGACTTTGAGCCGCCCTCTTGACCATCCTCTGTATCTTGTATCTCTTCTGGGAGCTGACGCATGATGTCTGAAGCTATGTCCAGCACCAGTTCATCACTCGTCTTACCAGgcctgtaaaaaagacaataaCCTGTTGAGAAAATTGACTAAATTTGGGTCCTATTGAGGGTATCTTCTACTTCTTTTTCTGTTTGTGCTTGCTCATAGGCATCAGAGCTCTTTACTGCCACCCCTACTTCACACAACTTTTGACCCAGAGGTTTCATCTTTGATAGGAATGACCAAACAAAAGGTACCCTATCATCCAAGATTATCTCCGGCCCAAGGTCAATGTAGCAATGCTAGAATAGTTGGCTATGACAAGAACTTAAGACCTTTTAACTTACGCAATGAGAGAAGCAGCAAGCCTGGGCTGCACACTGGCTATTGTCTCCACCAGCTCTCTGGCCTGCTGCTGTAGGTAGGCCTGTTCAGCATTGTCATTCATTCCAAAGAGTTCAGGACTATCTGAATTGGGTAAACTCTCAATGTATGTTCTGACGTCGTTGAAAGTTGAGTTGGCAGAGACAGGGTGGTACACCTGAAATGAAGATGTGACAAGAAAGTTATTTCAAGATAAGCAGGCAACAGTTCTGTCTAGGTAATGAATGCAGTTTCCAAGTTGATCCTAAGTCATTGGATACTGGATTTGGTGGTGGGAATTCGTGCCTCAGGACTGCTAGGCCTGGCGATGTTGCAGATGATGTTGAAATCTTAGGTAGCCTTTGGAGGCAAGAATGACTACCTGCTCTCTTCTGATGAGGGTATGAAATATCAGGACCCACATTGTCAGATTTGGTCAGATTCAGCCTGtggcattgggtgatatgaataaagactagcaattgcttttactgaaaaccccatgtacatttacacaaggcctttctgtacaaaactgaagtaaaatcatttactagtctttattcatatcacccaatgtcttggATCCAAAAGACACCACTGCAGGTCGATGGGTCACACACAGCAACAGCTAACAATCAACAGACCATCTAGGAGAAGAATGTCTTGCTCTTACCCCATCAGGAGAGTACGTATATCCCTCCTCCGAAGACTCTGGACAATAGAACCGGTGGAGTAAACTGTGGAGACAGCGTCTGTCCCAGTCGTCAGTCACCCTGCCACCATACGTCACTTCACCGGTCAGATACTGGAGTGCTGCCCAGGGCACACCCTCCTCATGTTCCTTCAGCAACATCTCCAGTTGAAGCAGCGACACCTGGAGAGaattttgaatatcaaaatgatcTTACACGATAAAATATTACTTCA
Above is a window of Lineus longissimus chromosome 3, tnLinLong1.2, whole genome shotgun sequence DNA encoding:
- the LOC135484492 gene encoding uncharacterized protein LOC135484492, encoding MPKMRLIYAVLVICAALNLSGAFLLRENVQQPASSDLDDNCTVIASRGDCDFYTCFQRRHQCSEYLVEHARDLCTKLENRRPQFTAQGQVWLSNQTKCVMEKLVPSYRLSVLDCNDLTEAGYGFYLECSLSGRPNVCDIIWQNIEHFMAVTNMRSVRDAKFAFTTMTKCGLQSLQRFIRYLQEIRTPFTALDIH